Proteins from a single region of Chitinophagales bacterium:
- a CDS encoding 3-hydroxyanthranilate 3,4-dioxygenase: MIKRPFNLTKWIEDNRDLLKPPVGNKNLYKESGDYIVMIVGGPNARKDYHYNESEELFYQLEGNITVKIQEEGKAVEVKINEGDMFLLPAKVPHSPIRPANTVGLVVELKRKDDATDGLLWFCDNCNHKLHETYFKLTNIEKDFLPRFKDFYTDKEKRTCSKCGTVMEADERFI; the protein is encoded by the coding sequence ATGATAAAACGACCTTTTAACTTAACTAAATGGATTGAAGACAATAGAGATTTATTAAAACCTCCTGTAGGTAATAAAAATCTGTATAAAGAATCGGGAGATTATATAGTGATGATAGTAGGTGGACCCAATGCCAGAAAAGACTATCACTACAATGAAAGTGAAGAGTTGTTTTATCAGCTTGAAGGCAATATTACCGTAAAAATACAAGAAGAAGGCAAAGCTGTAGAAGTTAAAATTAATGAAGGCGATATGTTTTTGTTGCCGGCTAAAGTTCCTCATTCTCCTATAAGACCTGCAAATACTGTAGGTTTAGTGGTAGAACTTAAAAGAAAAGATGATGCTACAGACGGCTTGCTTTGGTTTTGCGACAACTGTAACCACAAACTACATGAAACCTATTTTAAACTAACCAACATAGAAAAAGACTTTTTGCCACGCTTTAAAGATTTTTATACCGACAAAGAAAAAAGAACTTGTAGCAAATGCGGTACGGTAATGGAAGCAGATGAGAGGTTTATTTAG
- a CDS encoding MarR family transcriptional regulator, with translation MIEKKDLNQSDSFVEAASHLIVYQIKTSWLNIQKIGDKMSKKYDVTLSIAFVLMAIFEDEGTPVTKIAPRIGLEPNSLSRVLKTMEQKKFIKKIADKKDKRIVLIKLTKKGKEHREIALRAVFKIENNLAEGIDKNDLTAFFRVMNVINHKLSTNI, from the coding sequence ATGATAGAGAAAAAAGATTTAAACCAGAGCGATTCTTTTGTAGAAGCAGCTTCGCATTTAATTGTATATCAGATAAAAACTTCTTGGCTAAATATTCAAAAAATAGGCGACAAGATGTCTAAAAAGTATGATGTTACATTATCTATTGCTTTTGTATTAATGGCTATTTTTGAAGATGAAGGTACGCCCGTTACTAAAATAGCTCCACGCATAGGCTTAGAACCTAATAGTTTAAGTAGAGTGCTTAAAACAATGGAACAAAAGAAGTTTATTAAAAAAATAGCGGATAAAAAAGATAAGCGAATTGTGCTAATTAAACTTACAAAAAAAGGTAAAGAGCACAGAGAAATAGCTTTGCGTGCTGTTTTTAAAATAGAAAACAACCTTGCCGAAGGTATAGATAAAAATGATTTAACGGCATTTTTTAGAGTGATGAATGTAATTAACCATAAATTAAGTACAAATATTTAG
- a CDS encoding acetyl-CoA C-acyltransferase has translation MSKKVIVIDGNRTPFLKSGTDYMNLMSYQLGQHAIKGLLTKTGLNPKEVGQVIMGTVISNLKTSNVARESAITAGVPNTTPCYTTTMACISANRAISCAFNEIKNGQYDLAIAGGVDCTSDTPITFRREMQKKLFAAQKLKGFGDTMKFLFSLSYKDFLPERPKVAEFITNRVMGEDCDMMAARFGVSREEQDEFAVRSHKLAAQAWEDGHLGKEVTPVELAPKFKPVEKDNGVRGDSSIEKVAKLRPAFDKKYGTLTAANSSFLTDGAAASLIATEEKAKELGLTPKAEIVDYIFTGQDLYDELLLGPTYAISEILKRNNLQLSDIDVLEIHEAFAGQVLANIKALESDSFAKENLGRDKAVGKVDFNKLNLWGGSLSIGHPFGATGSRLLTTAANRLIAENGKYAILAACAAGAHGHAMLIKKY, from the coding sequence ATGAGTAAAAAAGTAATTGTTATAGATGGAAACCGTACACCATTTTTAAAATCGGGAACTGATTATATGAATTTAATGAGCTACCAGCTTGGGCAGCACGCCATTAAAGGTTTATTAACCAAAACGGGTTTAAACCCCAAAGAGGTGGGGCAAGTGATAATGGGAACAGTTATTTCTAACTTAAAAACCAGCAATGTAGCTCGCGAATCGGCTATAACGGCTGGCGTGCCCAATACTACACCGTGTTATACTACCACTATGGCATGTATTTCGGCAAATAGAGCTATAAGTTGTGCTTTTAATGAAATTAAAAATGGACAGTATGATTTAGCTATTGCGGGAGGAGTAGATTGTACTTCAGATACGCCTATTACTTTTAGAAGAGAAATGCAAAAGAAATTATTTGCAGCTCAAAAATTGAAAGGTTTTGGCGATACAATGAAGTTTTTATTTTCCTTAAGCTATAAAGATTTTTTACCGGAGCGTCCAAAGGTGGCAGAGTTTATAACCAATAGAGTAATGGGCGAAGACTGTGATATGATGGCAGCGAGATTTGGCGTAAGTAGAGAGGAGCAAGATGAGTTTGCGGTGCGTTCTCATAAGCTGGCAGCCCAAGCGTGGGAAGATGGGCATTTAGGTAAAGAAGTTACACCCGTAGAATTAGCACCTAAATTTAAGCCGGTAGAAAAGGACAATGGTGTGAGAGGAGATTCAAGTATAGAAAAAGTAGCAAAACTGCGTCCTGCTTTTGACAAAAAATATGGAACGCTTACAGCTGCAAATTCTTCATTTTTAACAGACGGAGCAGCAGCTTCGCTTATAGCTACGGAAGAAAAAGCAAAGGAGCTGGGTTTAACTCCAAAAGCAGAAATAGTAGATTATATTTTTACTGGTCAAGATTTATATGACGAACTTTTATTGGGACCTACGTATGCTATTTCTGAAATTTTGAAACGCAATAATTTACAACTTTCAGATATTGATGTTTTAGAAATTCACGAAGCATTTGCCGGGCAGGTTTTGGCTAACATAAAAGCTTTAGAAAGTGATAGTTTTGCTAAAGAAAATTTAGGGAGAGATAAAGCAGTAGGAAAAGTAGATTTTAATAAATTGAATTTATGGGGAGGCTCGTTAAGTATTGGGCATCCATTTGGAGCTACAGGAAGCAGATTACTAACTACTGCTGCTAATAGATTAATAGCCGAAAATGGAAAATATGCCATTTTAGCTGCTTGTGCAGCAGGAGCACACGGGCATGCTATGTTAATAAAGAAATATTAA
- a CDS encoding enoyl-CoA hydratase/isomerase family protein: MKREDVLRVEKKNGIATIWLDHQIEKMNVVSPDMMGVLDEVFHEIKTDNEIKGAVIISAKKDFIAGADIKAFAIEKKGDFKPIAAKGHAGLRELEAGNKPVVAAINGTAYGLGVELPLACHAIVCTDATHTKLALPEVKLGLLPGGGGTQRLPKRIGLQKALDMILTGKNIYPYQAKKMGLVDEVCNHSKLHSVATQICQKIIDGKWKRPERKLSLMDKFLDHTSIGNNIVFNQAKKVSAKQTQGNYPAIPAIIDCIETGIKKGNAAGYEKELDLFETLMLTPESDALRSLFFGMTDNKKNPYKKEGKPVKELKTLGMIGAGFMGEGIAEVSVMKGIDVLLKDLSAEMMQRAKQQIWKSIAKKVKYKQISDAKAQEIINDVATRTTYQDYDKADIVIEAVVENMKVKKSIFKEVEENCREDVVIATNTSSLSVTEMASDVKRPEQVIGMHYFSPVPKMQLLEIVRTEKTSEDVIASCYDFGVKQGKTVIVVKDGPGFYVNRILAPYLNECLIMADEGVALDKIDRALIKKGFPVGPISLLDEVGLDIAAHVAESSAEALSKGREGFEANDATTKMFKDGRLGKKNMKGFYKYEIKNGRAKKAGIDPDAYKYFKGNGSKELAIEEIQDRALLLMINEAVMCLEEGIIRNTQDGNLAAVFGIGFLPFTGGPFRYVDQQGADKIVARMEELQAKYGVKFKPRPMLVEYAKNNNEFCQKKYDK; encoded by the coding sequence ATGAAAAGAGAAGACGTTTTAAGAGTAGAAAAGAAAAATGGAATAGCTACTATTTGGTTAGACCATCAGATAGAAAAAATGAATGTGGTTTCGCCCGATATGATGGGAGTGCTTGATGAAGTTTTTCATGAAATAAAAACAGACAATGAAATTAAAGGTGCGGTGATTATTTCCGCTAAAAAAGATTTTATAGCTGGGGCAGATATTAAAGCTTTTGCCATTGAAAAAAAGGGCGATTTTAAGCCTATAGCCGCAAAAGGACACGCAGGACTTAGAGAACTGGAAGCAGGAAATAAACCTGTGGTAGCAGCTATAAATGGCACAGCCTATGGTTTAGGTGTAGAACTGCCTTTGGCATGCCACGCTATAGTTTGTACAGATGCTACTCATACAAAATTGGCATTGCCCGAAGTTAAATTAGGTTTGCTTCCCGGTGGCGGTGGTACGCAGCGTTTGCCTAAAAGAATAGGTTTGCAAAAAGCTTTAGATATGATTCTTACGGGCAAAAATATCTATCCTTATCAAGCTAAAAAAATGGGTTTAGTAGATGAAGTTTGTAATCATAGCAAACTACACTCTGTAGCCACCCAAATTTGTCAAAAAATAATAGATGGAAAATGGAAAAGACCGGAAAGAAAGCTAAGCTTAATGGACAAATTTTTAGACCATACTTCTATAGGAAATAATATAGTATTTAATCAAGCAAAAAAAGTAAGTGCTAAACAAACGCAAGGCAACTATCCTGCTATTCCTGCTATTATAGATTGTATAGAAACGGGCATTAAAAAAGGAAATGCCGCTGGTTATGAAAAAGAACTTGATTTGTTTGAAACCTTAATGCTAACTCCGGAAAGCGATGCTTTACGTAGTCTATTTTTTGGAATGACAGACAATAAAAAGAATCCTTACAAAAAAGAAGGCAAGCCAGTTAAAGAATTAAAAACTTTAGGAATGATAGGTGCCGGATTTATGGGGGAAGGCATAGCAGAAGTGAGCGTAATGAAAGGTATAGATGTACTGCTTAAAGATTTAAGTGCCGAAATGATGCAACGAGCCAAGCAACAAATTTGGAAATCTATAGCAAAGAAAGTTAAGTATAAACAAATAAGTGATGCTAAAGCACAAGAAATAATTAACGATGTAGCAACAAGAACAACTTATCAAGATTATGACAAAGCGGATATAGTGATAGAAGCTGTTGTTGAAAACATGAAAGTAAAAAAGTCTATTTTTAAGGAAGTAGAAGAAAATTGTAGAGAAGATGTTGTTATTGCTACAAATACATCTTCACTTTCTGTAACAGAGATGGCAAGCGATGTAAAAAGACCGGAGCAAGTTATAGGCATGCATTATTTTTCGCCAGTACCTAAAATGCAGTTGTTAGAAATAGTAAGAACAGAAAAAACATCAGAAGATGTTATTGCTTCATGTTACGATTTTGGTGTAAAGCAAGGCAAAACCGTAATAGTAGTTAAAGATGGACCGGGCTTTTATGTAAATAGAATATTGGCTCCGTATTTGAATGAATGTTTAATAATGGCAGACGAAGGAGTGGCATTAGATAAAATAGATAGAGCATTAATAAAAAAAGGATTTCCTGTTGGACCAATTTCTTTATTAGATGAAGTGGGTTTAGATATAGCCGCTCATGTGGCAGAAAGTAGTGCCGAAGCATTGAGCAAAGGTAGAGAAGGTTTTGAAGCAAATGACGCTACTACAAAAATGTTTAAAGATGGAAGATTAGGCAAGAAAAACATGAAAGGGTTTTATAAGTATGAAATAAAAAATGGACGGGCTAAAAAAGCAGGTATAGACCCAGATGCTTATAAATATTTTAAAGGAAATGGCAGTAAAGAATTAGCCATAGAAGAAATTCAAGATAGAGCACTACTTTTAATGATAAATGAAGCAGTGATGTGTTTAGAAGAAGGAATAATAAGAAACACACAAGATGGAAATTTAGCAGCCGTGTTTGGTATTGGATTTTTGCCATTTACAGGAGGTCCTTTTAGATATGTAGATCAGCAAGGTGCAGATAAAATAGTAGCAAGAATGGAAGAACTACAAGCAAAATATGGTGTAAAATTTAAGCCAAGACCAATGCTGGTTGAATATGCTAAAAATAATAACGAATTTTGTCAAAAAAAATACGACAAATGA